In one Bacteroidota bacterium genomic region, the following are encoded:
- a CDS encoding IS630 family transposase, protein TIINEVDAWQNHRNNKNAKINWRFTIKDSRIKLKRLYPSIVD, encoded by the coding sequence ACAATTATAAATGAAGTAGATGCTTGGCAAAATCACAGAAATAATAAGAATGCAAAAATAAATTGGAGATTTACTATTAAGGATTCCAGAATTAAATTAAAAAGATTGTATCCGTCAATTGTTGATTGA
- a CDS encoding Na+ dependent nucleoside transporter yields the protein MKLSLKLLFFIVLIIIIKPAYPNFQDNNQINEDSVEISTTVNQSAAKSQKISESNSSAKSNLLISKELKNNEFSFVTILRGLLGMIVLLAIAFLFSTNRKAISWRIVLIGLSIQLLIALGILYVPFFQAIFEFVGRLFVLVLDFTKEGTAFLFKSFVSGEIEVALVNFAVQILPTIIFFSALTSVLFYFGIIQKFVYALAWLMTKLLKLSGAESLSVAGNIFLGQTESPLMIKAYLAKMNKSEILLVMMGGMATLAGGVLAVYISFLGGDDPVQRLLFAKHLLTASVMAAPGAVVISKILVPQTENINKTIEITRDKIGSNVLDAISNGTTEGLKLAVNVAAMLLVFIAFIAMFNFISVKIGDWTNLNEIIEESTNGRYKDLSLQFILGYLFAPLMWLIGISTEDITFVGRLLGEKIILTEFIGYISLSELKEAGALQAKSIIMATYMLCGFANFASIGIQIGGIGSLAPTQRVLLSKYGLRALLGGTLASLLSATIIGMILG from the coding sequence ATGAAACTCAGCTTAAAACTACTTTTTTTCATAGTCTTAATTATAATTATAAAACCAGCATATCCAAACTTTCAGGACAATAATCAAATCAATGAGGATAGTGTTGAAATTTCAACTACGGTAAATCAGTCTGCCGCCAAGAGTCAAAAAATCTCAGAAAGCAATTCATCAGCAAAATCAAATTTGCTAATAAGCAAGGAGCTGAAAAACAATGAATTTAGTTTTGTTACCATTTTAAGAGGATTGCTTGGCATGATTGTTTTGCTGGCAATTGCATTTTTGTTTAGCACAAATAGAAAAGCAATATCGTGGCGAATTGTGTTAATCGGTCTAAGCATACAGTTACTTATTGCTCTGGGAATACTGTATGTCCCGTTTTTTCAGGCAATTTTTGAATTTGTAGGGCGGCTTTTTGTACTTGTTTTAGATTTTACTAAAGAAGGGACTGCATTCCTGTTCAAATCGTTTGTAAGTGGCGAGATCGAGGTAGCTTTAGTGAATTTTGCAGTACAAATTCTCCCGACAATAATTTTCTTTTCTGCACTGACAAGCGTATTATTCTATTTTGGCATAATCCAAAAATTTGTTTATGCTCTGGCTTGGTTGATGACAAAATTATTGAAGCTTTCGGGAGCAGAAAGTTTATCGGTAGCAGGTAATATTTTTCTTGGTCAGACAGAATCGCCACTCATGATAAAAGCATATTTAGCGAAGATGAACAAATCTGAAATTTTGCTGGTGATGATGGGCGGAATGGCTACACTTGCAGGAGGAGTTTTGGCCGTTTACATAAGTTTTCTTGGGGGAGACGATCCTGTGCAGAGATTGCTGTTTGCCAAACATCTGCTCACAGCATCGGTAATGGCAGCTCCCGGAGCAGTTGTAATTTCAAAAATTCTGGTTCCACAAACCGAAAATATTAACAAAACTATTGAAATTACACGAGACAAAATTGGCAGCAATGTTTTGGATGCTATTTCGAATGGAACGACCGAAGGACTCAAACTGGCAGTAAATGTTGCAGCAATGCTTCTTGTTTTTATTGCTTTTATTGCAATGTTCAATTTTATTTCGGTAAAAATTGGCGATTGGACAAACCTAAATGAAATTATTGAAGAATCCACAAATGGAAGGTATAAAGACCTGTCGCTGCAATTTATTTTGGGTTACCTTTTTGCACCGCTTATGTGGCTAATAGGCATTTCGACTGAAGACATTACTTTTGTAGGCAGATTGCTTGGCGAAAAGATTATTCTCACCGAATTTATTGGATATATCAGCCTCTCGGAACTTAAGGAAGCCGGAGCTTTGCAGGCAAAATCAATAATTATGGCAACATATATGCTTTGTGGATTTGCTAATTTTGCTTCAATAGGAATTCAAATTGGTGGGATAGGATCGCTTGCACCAACTCAACGTGTGTTGTTGTCGAAATACGGACTTCGTGCTTTGCTTGGCGGAACATTAGCTTCTTTGCTTTCGGCAACAATTATTGGAATGATTTTAGGATAA
- a CDS encoding bifunctional nuclease family protein: protein MIKIKLNVLGLSNSQSQSGAYALVFEEENKKRRLPIIVGAFEAQSIALQLEGFKTPRPLTHDLFYNFANHVKVKLIEVLIHKLEEGVFHSLMIFDTGKEKMKIDARTSDAVALALRFKCPIFTYEEILERAGIFVDIDKESQKAKAKTKAKTKVKNDYKNYRADELQEMLDEAIKNEDYEKASLINVEMKKRKK from the coding sequence ATGATAAAAATAAAACTAAATGTTTTAGGACTTTCAAATAGTCAGAGTCAGTCGGGTGCTTACGCTCTTGTTTTCGAAGAGGAAAACAAAAAAAGGCGTTTGCCAATTATTGTCGGAGCATTCGAAGCACAGTCTATTGCCTTGCAATTAGAAGGCTTTAAAACACCTCGGCCACTTACCCACGATTTGTTTTATAATTTTGCAAATCATGTAAAAGTAAAACTAATAGAAGTTTTGATACATAAGCTTGAAGAAGGAGTTTTTCATTCCTTGATGATTTTTGATACAGGGAAAGAGAAAATGAAAATCGATGCAAGAACCTCCGATGCAGTAGCCCTGGCACTACGTTTTAAATGTCCTATTTTTACATATGAAGAAATTCTGGAAAGAGCAGGCATTTTTGTCGATATTGATAAAGAATCGCAGAAAGCAAAAGCTAAAACTAAAGCTAAAACTAAAGTCAAAAATGATTATAAAAACTATCGTGCCGACGAATTACAGGAAATGTTAGACGAAGCCATAAAAAATGAAGATTATGAAAAAGCTTCTCTTATAAATGTTGAAATGAAAAAGCGGAAGAAATAA